A region from the Hippoglossus hippoglossus isolate fHipHip1 chromosome 18, fHipHip1.pri, whole genome shotgun sequence genome encodes:
- the psmb6 gene encoding proteasome subunit beta type-6, which yields MAAAATMMLESGQRFSSKNDLVPDWTRQEVSTGTTIMAVEYDGGVVIGADSRTTTGAYIANRVTDKLTPIHDRIFCCRSGSAADTQAIADVVTYQLGFHSIELDEPPLVETAANLFRASCYRYREELSAGILVAGWDRRKGGQVYCVPIGGMLVRQPLSVGGSGSTYIYGFMDSNYKPGMSKDQCLELTATALSLAMERDGSSGGVVRLASISEEGVERRVILGNQLPRFSTH from the exons ATGGCGGCAGCAGCGACAATGATGCTGGAGTCAGGGCAGAGATTCTCTTCTAAAAACGACCTGGTTCCGGACTGGACCCGCCAGGAAGTCAGCACCGGG ACCACCATCATGGCGGTGGAGTATGACGGAGGAGTGGTGATTGGTGCGGACTCTCGTACAACCACAGG agcCTACATCGCCAACCGAGTTACAGACAAACTGACCCCGATCCACGACCGGATCTTCTGCTGCAG GTCTGGATCGGCTGCTGACACTCAGGCCATCGCTGACGTGGTCACCTACCAGCTGGGCTTCCACAG CATCGAGCTGGACGAGCCCCCATTGGTGGAGACGGCAGCCAATCTGTTCAGAGCAAGCTGCTACCGCTACAGAGAAGAGCTGTCTGCTGGGATACTGGTGGCTGGGTGGGACCGCAGGAAGGGGGGGCAg gtatACTGTGTCCCCATTGGTGGGATGTTGGTGAGGCAGCCGTTGTCTGTgggcggcagcggcagcactTACATCTACGGCTTCATGGACTCAAACTACAAACCTGGAATGAGCAAAGACCAGTGTCTGGAGCTAACTGCTACAG ctcTGTCTCTGGCGATGGAGAGAGACGGATCCAGCGGGGGTGTGGTCAGACTGGCGAGCATCTCAGAGGAGGGCGTGGAGAGACGTGTCATCCTGGGAAATCAGCTGCCACGATTctctacacactga